The Mammaliicoccus sciuri genome window below encodes:
- a CDS encoding copper ion binding protein produces MKEQIINVEGMSCGHCKQAVEESVGQLIGVKEVVASPDDNQVRVVYEDPASIDNIENAIFDAGYEVV; encoded by the coding sequence ATGAAAGAACAAATCATTAATGTTGAAGGTATGTCTTGTGGACATTGCAAACAAGCAGTTGAGGAATCAGTAGGCCAATTAATCGGTGTAAAAGAAGTTGTTGCTAGTCCTGATGATAATCAAGTACGTGTCGTTTATGAAGATCCTGCAAGTATCGATAATATCGAAAATGCTATTTTCGATGCTGGATATGAAGTTGTTTAA
- a CDS encoding alpha/beta hydrolase, producing the protein MKLGILFLHGYTGGRYELLPLIEYLSSRYDFIIEAPEYPGHGLNLLIKDTNEDMWFERAKQSYEILRKKSDKVIVIGFSMGGIIAGLLAKIKQPDQLVLIAPAFENINIQYLVKSPYTFINNMRYADLKILDFMVRRTIKINYKSFVAFKKLQQSALYVPEQIASKTLIIHGTIDGLVPIEKSRNLVKRIKHARLVEIDKGPHEICLSKVNYKVFYEVEKFIFKNK; encoded by the coding sequence ATGAAATTAGGTATCCTGTTTTTACATGGTTATACAGGTGGTCGTTATGAGTTATTACCATTAATTGAATATTTGAGTAGTCGCTATGATTTTATAATTGAAGCACCAGAATACCCAGGACATGGCTTGAATTTATTGATTAAAGATACAAATGAAGATATGTGGTTTGAGCGAGCGAAACAATCTTATGAAATATTAAGAAAGAAATCAGATAAAGTCATTGTGATTGGATTTTCAATGGGTGGCATAATTGCAGGTTTGTTAGCTAAAATTAAACAACCCGATCAATTAGTGTTAATTGCACCAGCTTTTGAAAATATCAATATACAATACTTGGTGAAGTCTCCTTATACATTTATCAATAATATGAGATATGCAGATTTGAAGATTCTTGATTTTATGGTGAGACGTACAATCAAAATAAACTATAAATCATTTGTGGCATTTAAAAAATTACAGCAAAGTGCGCTATATGTTCCAGAACAAATAGCATCAAAAACGTTAATCATACATGGCACAATAGATGGTCTCGTTCCAATTGAGAAATCGAGAAATTTAGTGAAGAGAATAAAGCATGCACGTTTAGTTGAAATTGATAAAGGACCACACGAAATTTGTTTATCAAAAGTTAATTATAAAGTTTTTTATGAAGTTGAAAAATTTATATTTAAAAATAAATAA
- the thiE gene encoding thiamine phosphate synthase, protein MFDPKTLKVYFIAGSQDITDGNLIRVVEEALKAGITMFQFREKGKTSKKGAEKEALAQSLFELCKQYQVPFIVNDDVDLTIKLNADGIHVGQDDRNVSDFKDKFKDKIIGLSVANKMEYDQSDISEVDYIGTGPIHSTNSKADAGEEGGYQMIENMRKINQNIPIVAIGGITEVDVQPLIKAGANGVSVISAIAKSQNIEQTVKGFHKQYKNI, encoded by the coding sequence ATGTTTGATCCAAAAACGTTAAAAGTATATTTTATAGCAGGCAGTCAAGACATTACTGATGGTAATCTTATAAGAGTTGTTGAAGAAGCTTTAAAGGCAGGCATCACGATGTTTCAGTTTCGTGAAAAAGGTAAGACGAGTAAAAAAGGGGCAGAAAAAGAAGCCCTTGCGCAATCTTTATTTGAGCTTTGCAAGCAATATCAAGTTCCATTTATCGTTAATGATGATGTAGATTTAACAATTAAATTAAATGCTGATGGTATTCATGTTGGACAAGATGACCGAAACGTATCTGATTTTAAAGATAAGTTTAAAGACAAAATCATTGGCTTGAGTGTTGCAAATAAAATGGAATATGATCAATCTGATATATCCGAAGTGGATTATATTGGAACCGGACCTATACATTCTACAAATTCTAAAGCTGATGCAGGAGAAGAAGGTGGATATCAAATGATTGAGAACATGAGAAAAATCAATCAAAATATTCCTATCGTTGCAATCGGTGGCATTACTGAAGTTGATGTACAACCGCTTATTAAAGCTGGCGCAAATGGTGTAAGTGTTATTTCTGCTATAGCGAAAAGTCAAAATATTGAACAAACTGTGAAGGGCTTTCATAAACAGTATAAAAATATTTGA
- a CDS encoding Lmo0850 family protein: protein MNQPKSKVKNVVKLLSSLGVNITETKSRLEIMRSLPNVATNKLK, encoded by the coding sequence ATGAATCAACCTAAGTCAAAGGTAAAGAATGTGGTCAAACTTTTATCATCATTAGGCGTAAACATAACAGAAACTAAGTCACGATTAGAAATAATGCGTAGTTTGCCGAATGTTGCAACTAACAAGTTGAAATAA
- a CDS encoding UDP-N-acetylmuramoyl-tripeptide--D-alanyl-D-alanine ligase — MNINLCKIKEWIDCDIQDEYLDVVVQGTCIDSRKIAKSNLFIPFKGENVDGHKFVRQTLDDGAGASFWQKDVPNPPEGPIIFVDDTLAALQSLAKAYLKYVNPKVVAITGSNGKTTTKDMVECVLNKSFKVKKTQGNYNNEIGCPLTILDLDEDTEVSILEMGMSGFGEISELTHLAEPDVAIITNIGESHMQDLGSREGIAKAKFEITEGLKDKGLFIYDGDEPLLKPFVSEMKHDKLSVGIANDNDVIIKTNQSSSHGINFQLNNSHFIYHLNILGEHNVKNATYAIQVAKHLGVTEDVIQSSLDDLVLTDMRMQRIETNQYGLLINDAYNASPTSMKAAIDTLHNMEQTDKTLILADVLELGEMSKEMHEQVGYYLEHKAIQTLITYGEEAAHISNIAKAYIPETYHFEHKEEITDYLKNQLNEDSITLFKGSRGMSLETIINALI, encoded by the coding sequence ATGAATATTAATTTATGTAAAATTAAAGAGTGGATTGATTGTGACATTCAAGACGAATACCTTGATGTCGTTGTTCAAGGTACATGTATAGACTCAAGAAAAATTGCTAAATCAAATTTGTTTATACCATTTAAAGGTGAAAATGTAGATGGTCATAAATTTGTACGTCAAACACTTGATGATGGTGCAGGTGCATCATTTTGGCAAAAAGATGTACCAAATCCGCCAGAAGGACCCATTATTTTTGTTGATGACACTTTAGCAGCATTACAAAGTTTAGCTAAAGCATATTTGAAATATGTAAATCCTAAAGTTGTGGCAATTACTGGTTCAAATGGTAAAACAACAACTAAAGATATGGTTGAATGTGTGTTGAATAAATCATTTAAAGTTAAGAAGACACAAGGAAATTATAATAATGAGATTGGTTGTCCATTGACGATACTAGACTTAGATGAAGATACTGAAGTATCCATTCTAGAAATGGGTATGAGTGGATTTGGTGAAATTAGTGAATTAACACATTTAGCTGAACCTGATGTTGCCATTATCACGAATATTGGTGAGTCTCATATGCAAGATTTAGGTTCTAGAGAAGGTATTGCAAAAGCCAAATTTGAAATTACAGAAGGTCTAAAAGATAAAGGACTATTCATATACGATGGTGATGAACCATTACTTAAACCTTTCGTATCTGAAATGAAACATGACAAACTATCTGTAGGGATAGCGAATGATAATGATGTGATTATCAAAACGAATCAATCATCAAGTCATGGTATCAATTTTCAATTGAATAATAGTCATTTCATTTATCATTTAAATATATTAGGTGAACACAATGTTAAAAATGCCACATATGCAATACAAGTTGCTAAACATTTAGGTGTAACAGAAGACGTTATTCAAAGTTCTCTAGATGATCTTGTATTAACGGATATGCGCATGCAAAGAATTGAAACTAACCAATATGGTTTACTCATTAATGATGCCTATAATGCAAGTCCAACAAGTATGAAAGCAGCAATTGATACTCTGCATAATATGGAACAAACGGATAAGACACTTATTCTTGCGGATGTATTAGAATTAGGTGAAATGAGTAAAGAGATGCATGAGCAAGTTGGCTATTATTTAGAACATAAAGCTATACAAACGTTAATCACATATGGTGAAGAAGCGGCTCATATATCAAATATTGCGAAAGCATATATACCTGAAACTTATCACTTTGAGCATAAAGAGGAAATAACAGACTATTTAAAAAATCAATTAAATGAAGACTCTATCACTTTGTTTAAAGGTTCTAGAGGTATGTCACTCGAAACGATTATTAACGCGCTAATATGA
- a CDS encoding HD domain-containing protein: protein MNKEQIIKEAESYVRTLHQNDTTGHDFEHILRVRHHALDIAQFEDVDLFVVELASLLHDAVDKKLFKDANTAWQQLYQWMNDMDISETIQIEIIHILKYVSYNGGKNEGKLTSLAGKIVQDADRIDAIGAIGIARTFQYAGHFKEPMHISSQQPRNLNDLQEGQYHDEPNTAINHFYEKLLLLKDLMNTKRGKQIAEERHLFMENFLKQFYKEWDVTKKTN from the coding sequence ATGAATAAAGAACAGATTATTAAAGAAGCAGAATCATATGTTAGAACATTACACCAAAACGATACGACTGGTCATGACTTTGAGCATATTCTAAGAGTAAGACATCATGCTCTAGATATTGCACAGTTTGAGGACGTGGATTTATTCGTAGTTGAATTAGCAAGTTTACTACATGATGCTGTTGATAAGAAATTATTCAAAGATGCGAATACAGCGTGGCAACAACTTTATCAATGGATGAATGACATGGATATAAGCGAAACGATTCAAATAGAGATTATCCATATTCTAAAGTATGTTAGTTATAATGGTGGTAAAAATGAAGGTAAACTTACAAGCTTAGCAGGAAAGATCGTTCAAGACGCAGACCGTATAGATGCGATTGGCGCGATAGGAATAGCTAGAACATTTCAATATGCCGGTCATTTTAAAGAACCTATGCATATCTCTTCTCAACAACCGCGTAATTTAAATGATCTACAAGAAGGTCAATATCATGATGAACCGAATACGGCAATCAATCATTTTTACGAAAAATTATTATTATTAAAAGATTTAATGAATACTAAACGAGGCAAACAAATCGCTGAAGAACGTCATCTATTTATGGAAAACTTTTTAAAACAATTTTATAAAGAATGGGATGTCACTAAAAAAACAAACTAA
- a CDS encoding D-alanine--D-alanine ligase, translating to MSKKNICIIYGGKSAEHDVSILTAQNVINAVDLSKYIIDIIYITNDGDWIKSEQSIDGKVEDIEQLKLSSETLTPISKLLEASNDGNAYSAVFPLLHGPNGEDGTIQGLFEVLDIPYVGNGVLAASSSMDKLVMKHLFAHRGLPQLPYVSFLKSEYEKYEHNIVELIQNKLEYPVFVKPANLGSSVGISKCTNKEELISGIEEAFQFDRKLVIEQGVDAREIEVAVLGNDYPETTLPGEVIKDVQFYDYKSKYKDGKVKLQIPADVDEETATTLRNMAIEAFKATDCSGLVRADFFLTEDNTIYINETNAMPGFTQYSMYPLLWENMNLSYTELITKLIELAIERYDNKKNIKYKID from the coding sequence ATGTCTAAAAAAAATATTTGCATTATATATGGTGGGAAAAGTGCAGAGCACGATGTATCAATTTTAACGGCTCAAAATGTGATCAATGCAGTTGATCTATCTAAATACATAATTGATATTATTTATATTACAAATGATGGGGATTGGATTAAAAGCGAGCAATCTATCGATGGAAAAGTCGAAGATATAGAACAATTAAAATTATCAAGCGAAACATTAACACCGATATCTAAATTATTAGAAGCGAGTAATGATGGAAACGCATATAGCGCAGTATTTCCTTTATTACACGGCCCTAACGGAGAAGACGGTACAATTCAAGGTTTATTTGAAGTATTGGATATTCCTTATGTTGGTAATGGTGTACTTGCAGCATCAAGTTCTATGGATAAATTAGTGATGAAACATTTATTCGCTCACAGAGGATTACCTCAATTACCATATGTAAGTTTCTTAAAAAGTGAATACGAGAAATATGAACATAATATAGTGGAGCTTATTCAAAATAAACTTGAATATCCTGTATTCGTTAAACCAGCAAATTTAGGATCTAGTGTTGGTATTAGTAAATGTACGAATAAAGAAGAATTAATTTCTGGTATTGAAGAAGCATTTCAATTTGACCGTAAACTTGTTATCGAACAAGGTGTTGATGCAAGAGAAATTGAAGTAGCCGTATTAGGAAATGATTATCCAGAAACAACTTTACCAGGTGAAGTTATTAAAGATGTACAATTTTATGATTATAAATCGAAATATAAAGATGGCAAAGTTAAACTTCAAATACCTGCTGATGTAGATGAAGAAACAGCAACAACTTTAAGAAATATGGCTATTGAAGCTTTTAAAGCAACAGATTGTTCTGGATTGGTAAGAGCAGACTTCTTCTTAACAGAAGATAATACAATTTATATTAATGAAACAAATGCAATGCCAGGATTTACACAATACAGCATGTATCCATTACTATGGGAGAACATGAACTTAAGCTATACAGAGCTTATAACTAAGTTGATTGAACTTGCTATTGAACGATACGATAACAAGAAGAATATCAAATATAAAATTGACTGA
- the cls gene encoding cardiolipin synthase — MNYFSYFSFDFSIIVSVLLITAFILNVVFGFIIIFLEPREAGAIWAWLLVLLFVPILGFILYLLFGRQIQRKSIFNLDEQDKIGLEHIINEQIKAIDENNFEIDKPEISNYKHLIHMLLYNNSAFLTTDNKVEMFTDGHDKFDALIEDIRKAESYIHIQYYIFKKDNLGKKILFELEKKLQEGLEVKMLYDDMGSRKLNLSSFKKFRAQGGEVASFFPSKLPLINFRMNNRNHRKIVVIDGKVGYVGGFNVGDEYLGLDKKFGYWRDTHLRLEGDSVNALQLRFMLDWNSQSTRDKMRYEPKYFPDVESGGKVGIQIASSGPDEEWEQIKYGYLKMISEAKKHIYIQTPYFIPDLSFLDAIKIAALSGVDVNVMIPNKPDHPFVYWATFANVGELIKAGVKVHIYEKGFIHTKMVAIDDEVVSIGTANMDNRSFVLNFEVNAFIYDEEIAKNSRLAYENDMTHSSLLTVERYENRSTWIKLKEGIARLLSPLL, encoded by the coding sequence ATGAACTACTTCTCATATTTTTCATTTGATTTTTCCATCATAGTATCAGTGCTACTTATTACAGCATTTATTCTGAATGTTGTGTTTGGATTTATTATCATTTTCTTAGAACCTAGAGAAGCTGGTGCAATTTGGGCTTGGTTGTTAGTGCTTTTATTTGTTCCGATATTAGGATTTATACTTTACTTGCTATTTGGGAGACAAATTCAAAGAAAGAGTATTTTCAACTTAGATGAACAAGATAAAATAGGTCTTGAACACATCATAAATGAACAAATCAAAGCAATTGATGAAAATAATTTCGAAATTGATAAGCCTGAGATTTCTAATTATAAGCATCTGATTCATATGTTGCTTTACAATAACTCAGCCTTCTTAACGACTGATAACAAAGTTGAAATGTTTACAGATGGACATGATAAATTCGATGCACTTATTGAAGATATTAGAAAAGCTGAGTCATATATTCATATTCAATATTATATCTTTAAGAAGGATAACTTAGGTAAAAAGATCTTATTTGAACTTGAAAAGAAACTTCAAGAAGGATTAGAAGTTAAAATGTTATACGACGATATGGGTTCTCGAAAATTAAATTTATCTTCATTTAAAAAATTTAGAGCTCAAGGTGGAGAAGTTGCAAGTTTCTTTCCTTCTAAACTACCACTCATTAACTTTAGAATGAACAACCGTAACCATAGAAAGATTGTTGTGATTGATGGAAAAGTTGGTTACGTAGGCGGCTTTAATGTAGGAGACGAATATTTAGGTTTAGATAAAAAATTTGGTTATTGGCGTGATACGCACTTAAGATTAGAAGGCGACTCAGTCAATGCATTACAGCTTAGGTTTATGTTGGACTGGAACTCTCAATCTACACGTGACAAGATGCGCTATGAACCCAAATATTTCCCTGATGTTGAGTCTGGCGGAAAAGTTGGTATTCAAATTGCATCAAGTGGCCCCGATGAAGAATGGGAACAAATCAAATATGGTTATTTAAAAATGATATCTGAAGCTAAAAAGCATATTTACATTCAAACACCTTATTTCATTCCAGATTTATCATTTTTAGATGCGATTAAGATTGCTGCCCTATCAGGCGTAGATGTTAATGTGATGATTCCTAATAAGCCCGATCACCCATTTGTTTATTGGGCAACATTTGCCAATGTCGGAGAATTAATAAAAGCTGGCGTCAAAGTTCATATTTATGAAAAAGGCTTTATACACACGAAGATGGTGGCCATAGATGATGAAGTTGTAAGTATTGGTACAGCAAACATGGATAATAGAAGCTTCGTATTAAACTTCGAAGTTAATGCCTTTATTTACGACGAAGAAATCGCAAAGAATTCACGATTAGCTTATGAGAATGATATGACACATTCATCATTATTAACAGTTGAAAGATATGAAAATAGAAGCACGTGGATTAAATTAAAAGAAGGTATAGCACGTTTACTATCACCTTTACTATAA
- a CDS encoding FtsW/RodA/SpoVE family cell cycle protein, producing METSTRTLNKSFLERIDWRLITIILILFGTSCLIINSAMSGGQYETNFLLKQVLYYVLGFILAIALMFISPKTLRKYVWIIYIIGNLSLVGLLILPESSFTPIINGAKSWYRLGPVSIQPSEFMKIILIITLANVIYQHNRFTYNKSLSRDFNLLLKIGLTSLVPMLLILLQNDLGTTLVLIAIILGIVVVSGVTWRILAPAFIALFGIGSSIILLMIFKPNVIEKVSGIKTYQLGRINSWLDPYAYSSGDGYHLTESLKAIGSGQIFGKGLNNGEVYIPENHTDFIFSIIGEEFGFIGTMAVLIIFLALFIHLIRMATTTRHPFNVVFIIGYLSFVLFHVVQNIGMTIQLLPITGIPLPFISYGGSALWSLMAGVGILLSIYYHEKEKFTESDQKAGI from the coding sequence ATGGAAACTTCTACTCGTACATTAAATAAATCGTTTCTAGAAAGAATAGATTGGCGATTAATTACGATTATTCTTATCTTATTTGGAACGAGTTGTTTAATAATCAATTCTGCAATGTCTGGCGGACAATATGAAACAAACTTTTTACTTAAACAAGTCTTATACTATGTGCTTGGTTTTATTTTAGCCATTGCCTTAATGTTCATATCTCCAAAGACACTGAGAAAATATGTTTGGATTATATACATAATTGGAAACTTATCATTAGTTGGACTATTAATCCTGCCTGAATCTAGCTTTACACCTATTATTAATGGTGCTAAAAGTTGGTATAGACTAGGACCTGTCAGTATCCAACCATCTGAGTTTATGAAAATCATTTTAATTATTACGCTAGCTAATGTTATCTATCAACATAATAGATTTACTTACAACAAATCATTATCAAGAGACTTTAATTTATTACTAAAAATTGGTTTAACTTCATTAGTACCAATGTTATTAATACTTTTGCAAAATGATTTAGGGACAACACTTGTATTAATTGCGATCATTCTTGGTATCGTTGTTGTTTCTGGCGTGACATGGAGAATACTCGCACCAGCATTTATCGCTTTATTCGGAATTGGTTCAAGTATCATTTTATTAATGATTTTTAAACCAAATGTGATTGAGAAAGTTTCAGGTATTAAGACGTATCAATTAGGACGTATTAATTCTTGGCTAGATCCATATGCATACAGTTCAGGTGATGGATACCATTTAACAGAATCATTAAAAGCCATTGGTTCTGGTCAAATATTTGGTAAAGGTTTAAATAACGGTGAAGTTTATATCCCTGAGAATCATACCGATTTTATTTTTTCAATCATTGGTGAAGAATTTGGATTTATTGGAACGATGGCTGTACTGATTATTTTCTTAGCGTTATTCATACACTTAATTAGAATGGCTACTACGACACGTCATCCTTTTAATGTAGTATTTATAATCGGATATTTATCATTCGTACTATTCCACGTTGTACAAAATATCGGTATGACCATTCAATTACTACCTATCACAGGTATCCCATTACCATTTATAAGTTATGGTGGTTCAGCTTTATGGTCATTAATGGCAGGTGTCGGTATATTACTATCTATCTATTACCACGAAAAAGAGAAATTTACTGAATCCGACCAAAAAGCCGGCATATAA
- a CDS encoding PH domain-containing protein: MYKPIPEHKMPKQSIKYEYVNHIINVIVILVLYSIFVFLWHKYDWWTFLIYIVTPIALLIIAIGFISPIIRLKRTSFEIGEWYIEVQSGLYYQKRFVQPYDRIQYVTIKHGPISRLFNIYFVVVVTAGNLEVLPMVNREIADQTRLNIMTKVKEVIDDV; the protein is encoded by the coding sequence ATGTATAAACCAATACCCGAACATAAAATGCCAAAACAGTCTATAAAATATGAGTATGTAAATCATATTATAAATGTCATAGTTATCTTAGTTTTGTACAGTATATTTGTATTTTTATGGCATAAATATGATTGGTGGACATTTCTCATTTATATTGTGACACCGATTGCGCTGTTGATCATTGCGATAGGATTTATAAGTCCGATCATACGACTTAAAAGAACATCTTTTGAAATTGGAGAATGGTATATTGAAGTACAAAGCGGGCTTTATTATCAAAAGCGATTTGTACAACCATATGACAGAATACAATATGTAACGATAAAGCACGGACCGATTTCAAGATTGTTTAACATTTACTTTGTCGTTGTTGTAACAGCAGGTAATTTAGAAGTGTTACCAATGGTCAACCGAGAGATAGCTGACCAAACGAGATTAAATATCATGACTAAGGTTAAAGAGGTGATTGATGATGTTTGA
- the yidC gene encoding membrane protein insertase YidC, with the protein MKKKALWPLLFGVMVVLAGCDYSKPENRDGFFYNTFVKPMDSVIHWLGTNLNHDYGLAIIVITLIVRFALFPFMMKTYKNQKLMREKMKLAKPEMEAIQEKVKRARTQEEKMAANQEMMALYKKHGINPMNMGCLPIVIQMPIVMGLFYVLKYPTEGGITEYPNFLWFNLTEPDLIITIIAGIIYALQAFVSMKYANVPDEQKNMMRMMMFISPIMIIWMSYISASALGLYWAVGGAFLVVQTWLGNVFYNNKVEEEMKPIIEAHERNQQEANKEKKPAKLVSNKKKKK; encoded by the coding sequence ATGAAGAAAAAAGCTTTATGGCCATTATTATTTGGTGTAATGGTTGTGCTAGCTGGTTGTGATTATTCTAAACCTGAGAATAGGGATGGATTCTTTTATAATACATTCGTAAAACCGATGGATAGTGTTATTCATTGGCTTGGTACAAATTTGAATCACGATTATGGTCTAGCTATTATTGTTATAACATTAATTGTTCGTTTTGCGTTATTCCCATTTATGATGAAGACGTACAAGAATCAAAAGTTAATGCGTGAAAAAATGAAACTTGCTAAACCTGAAATGGAAGCAATTCAAGAAAAAGTTAAACGTGCTCGTACTCAAGAAGAAAAAATGGCAGCCAATCAAGAAATGATGGCATTATACAAAAAACATGGTATTAATCCTATGAACATGGGTTGTTTACCAATCGTTATACAAATGCCAATCGTCATGGGATTATTCTATGTATTAAAATATCCTACTGAAGGCGGAATTACAGAATATCCGAATTTCTTATGGTTTAATTTAACTGAACCTGATTTAATTATTACGATCATTGCAGGTATCATTTATGCATTACAAGCATTTGTTTCTATGAAGTATGCGAATGTTCCAGATGAACAGAAAAATATGATGAGAATGATGATGTTTATTTCTCCAATTATGATTATTTGGATGTCATACATTTCAGCATCTGCATTAGGTTTATACTGGGCAGTCGGTGGTGCATTCTTAGTTGTTCAAACATGGTTAGGTAATGTCTTCTATAACAACAAAGTTGAAGAAGAAATGAAACCAATCATTGAAGCACATGAAAGAAATCAACAAGAAGCTAACAAAGAGAAGAAACCAGCTAAACTCGTATCTAATAAAAAGAAAAAGAAATAA
- a CDS encoding DEAD/DEAH box helicase, whose amino-acid sequence MQKFKELGISEATLNALDKMGFTEPTPIQIESIPHTLQGTDVLGQAQTGTGKTGAFGIPLIDKVADKQGVQALILAPTRELANQVAEQLRSFSKGQNVSVVTVFGGMPIDRQIKSLKKGPQIVVGTPGRVIDHLNRRTLKTESISTLILDEADEMMNMGFIDDMRFIMSKLPSENRQTLLFSATMPKAIQELVQKFMKSPKIVKTMSNELSDPQIDEFYTIVKELEKFETFTNLLDVQNPELAIVFGRTKRRVDELTSALITKGYRAEGLHGDITQAKRLEVLKKFKNDQIDILVATDVAARGLDISGVSHVYNFDIPQDTESYTHRIGRTGRAGKQGVAVTFVNPIEMDYIRQIERANKRQMSALRPPTPGEVMKAKESDVKDKVKGWVESPIEGRIEKIAESLIKEYGDQKLVAALLQELITSNNDAEIQLTFEKPLSKKSNHRGKQGNRGGNSRGKSRTRFDGKNNKRRGNDKNNQFDRNKGKNNKPNKQRSKKQFSGRTFAEHSK is encoded by the coding sequence TTGCAAAAATTTAAAGAGTTAGGTATTTCTGAAGCTACCTTAAATGCTTTGGACAAAATGGGATTTACTGAACCAACACCAATACAAATCGAAAGTATTCCACATACATTACAAGGTACGGACGTGCTAGGACAAGCACAAACTGGAACAGGAAAAACTGGTGCATTTGGTATTCCATTAATTGATAAAGTAGCAGATAAACAAGGTGTACAAGCATTGATTCTTGCACCAACACGTGAATTAGCAAACCAAGTGGCAGAGCAATTACGTAGTTTTAGTAAAGGACAAAACGTAAGTGTCGTAACTGTATTCGGTGGTATGCCAATAGACAGACAAATCAAATCACTTAAAAAAGGTCCACAAATCGTAGTAGGTACACCGGGACGTGTGATTGACCACTTAAATAGAAGAACATTAAAAACAGAATCAATTTCTACATTGATCTTAGATGAAGCAGATGAAATGATGAACATGGGCTTTATAGATGATATGAGATTTATAATGTCTAAACTTCCATCTGAAAATCGTCAAACATTACTATTCTCAGCAACAATGCCAAAAGCTATTCAAGAATTGGTTCAAAAATTCATGAAGAGTCCAAAAATTGTTAAAACAATGTCTAACGAATTGTCAGATCCACAAATTGATGAATTCTACACAATCGTTAAAGAATTAGAAAAATTCGAGACATTTACGAATTTATTAGATGTTCAAAATCCTGAATTAGCAATTGTCTTCGGTCGTACGAAACGTCGTGTTGATGAATTAACAAGTGCTTTAATCACTAAAGGATACCGTGCTGAAGGTTTACACGGTGACATTACACAAGCTAAACGTTTAGAAGTATTGAAAAAATTCAAAAATGATCAAATCGATATTTTAGTAGCTACAGATGTTGCAGCTCGTGGATTAGATATTTCTGGCGTAAGTCACGTTTATAACTTTGATATCCCTCAAGATACTGAAAGTTATACACACCGTATTGGTCGTACAGGTAGAGCGGGTAAACAAGGTGTTGCCGTTACATTTGTAAATCCAATCGAAATGGATTATATCCGTCAAATCGAAAGAGCTAATAAACGTCAAATGAGCGCTTTACGTCCACCAACACCTGGTGAAGTTATGAAAGCGAAAGAATCAGATGTTAAAGATAAAGTTAAAGGTTGGGTAGAAAGTCCAATCGAAGGCCGTATTGAAAAAATTGCTGAATCATTAATTAAAGAATACGGTGACCAAAAATTAGTTGCTGCATTATTACAAGAGTTAATCACTTCTAACAACGATGCAGAAATTCAATTAACATTTGAAAAACCATTATCTAAAAAATCTAATCATAGAGGCAAACAAGGTAACCGTGGTGGTAACTCACGTGGTAAATCTAGAACTAGATTTGATGGTAAAAATAACAAACGTCGCGGAAATGATAAAAACAATCAATTTGACCGTAACAAAGGTAAAAACAATAAACCAAACAAACAACGTTCAAAAAAACAATTCTCAGGTAGAACATTTGCTGAGCATTCAAAATAA